The Roseibaca calidilacus genome has a window encoding:
- the paaC gene encoding 1,2-phenylacetyl-CoA epoxidase subunit PaaC has translation MGAVVDLDAALVEGLCRMGDSTLVLGHRVSEWCGHAPVLEEDIALANTALDLIGQTQMWLGLAGKVEGRGRSADDLAFHRDVWEFRNLLLVERPNGDFGHTLMRQFLFDAWHQPMLAGLAQSGDTRVAEIAAKAGKEVAYHLERSADLVIRLGDGTDESRNRMQAALDTLWPYTGEMVTPDATDMALAEAGIMPDLAGLRATWDALVHDVLAEATLGIPDSSFMQKGGKQGQHSEHLGHMLATMQFLPRAYPDATW, from the coding sequence ATGGGCGCGGTGGTGGATCTGGACGCGGCCTTGGTCGAGGGGCTGTGCCGCATGGGCGACAGCACGTTGGTGCTGGGGCACCGGGTGTCGGAATGGTGCGGCCATGCGCCGGTGTTGGAAGAAGATATCGCGCTGGCCAATACCGCGCTGGACCTGATCGGTCAGACGCAGATGTGGCTGGGTCTGGCGGGCAAGGTTGAGGGGCGCGGGCGCAGCGCCGATGATCTGGCCTTTCATCGCGATGTCTGGGAATTTCGGAACTTGCTGTTGGTCGAGCGCCCGAATGGCGATTTTGGCCACACGCTGATGCGACAATTCCTGTTCGATGCCTGGCACCAGCCAATGCTGGCGGGGCTGGCGCAATCGGGGGACACGCGTGTGGCAGAGATTGCCGCCAAGGCTGGCAAAGAGGTGGCCTATCATCTGGAACGCTCGGCCGATCTGGTGATCCGGCTGGGCGACGGGACCGATGAAAGCCGCAACCGGATGCAAGCCGCGCTGGACACGCTTTGGCCCTACACGGGCGAGATGGTGACCCCAGACGCAACCGATATGGCACTGGCAGAGGCGGGGATCATGCCCGATCTGGCGGGTTTGCGCGCCACTTGGGACGCGCTTGTGCACGACGTGCTGGCTGAAGCGACGCTGGGCATTCCCGACAGCAGCTTCATGCAGAAGGGCGGCAAGCAGGGCCAGCATTCGGAACATCTGGGACATATGCTGGCGACCATGCAATTTCTGCCCCGCGCCTACCCGGACGCAACATGGTAG
- a CDS encoding TRAP transporter small permease: MHRFIYALARGMALLGGTALAALVLMTCVSILGRQANTLLHTDTVQALAPGFAAWALGTGIGPIFGDYEITEMGMAFALFCFLPLCQLTVGHARVDVFTAFLSARSNRILRLLIEIALTGALILIAWRLQVATSVRMGTGQTTYLLEWPVWWAYALSSIAAWAGVVVAVYIVWVRLLEVLRGQEIIGDGGEAEH; the protein is encoded by the coding sequence ATGCACCGTTTTATCTATGCACTTGCACGCGGCATGGCGCTGCTGGGCGGCACGGCTTTGGCAGCCTTGGTGCTTATGACCTGCGTGTCGATCCTTGGTCGGCAGGCGAATACGCTGCTACACACGGATACCGTGCAAGCGCTGGCGCCCGGCTTTGCCGCATGGGCGCTGGGCACCGGCATTGGCCCCATTTTCGGCGATTACGAGATTACGGAAATGGGCATGGCTTTTGCGCTGTTCTGTTTTCTGCCGCTATGCCAACTTACCGTTGGTCATGCGCGGGTGGATGTGTTCACCGCGTTTCTAAGCGCGCGCAGCAACCGCATTCTTCGGCTGCTGATTGAAATTGCGCTGACCGGCGCGCTGATCTTGATTGCGTGGCGGTTGCAGGTGGCCACATCGGTGCGGATGGGCACAGGGCAAACCACCTATCTGCTGGAATGGCCGGTTTGGTGGGCGTATGCCCTGTCCAGCATTGCCGCTTGGGCCGGTGTCGTCGTGGCGGTTTACATTGTCTGGGTGCGCTTGCTGGAAGTGCTGCGCGGTCAGGAAATAATCGGTGACGGCGGGGAGGCCGAACATTGA
- the paaD gene encoding 1,2-phenylacetyl-CoA epoxidase subunit PaaD, which produces MVDAAQIWAWLAEVPDPEIPVISVTDLGIVRKVTLEGDAVIVTVTPTYSGCPATAVINFEIERALREKGVAQVRVQQRLSPPWTTDWLTEAARDKLRAYGIAPPVDGTGATGVVAGRVKRLTGAGVVVACPRCGSAQTQKVSQHGSTPCKAAYQCRDCLEPFDYFKCI; this is translated from the coding sequence ATGGTAGATGCTGCGCAAATCTGGGCGTGGCTGGCAGAGGTGCCGGACCCCGAGATACCGGTGATTTCCGTCACCGACTTGGGCATCGTGCGCAAGGTGACGCTGGAAGGCGACGCAGTCATTGTGACCGTTACGCCGACCTATTCGGGCTGCCCCGCGACGGCGGTCATCAATTTCGAGATTGAGCGCGCCTTGCGCGAGAAGGGTGTGGCACAAGTGCGGGTGCAGCAGCGCTTGTCACCGCCATGGACCACCGACTGGCTGACAGAGGCCGCGCGCGACAAGCTGCGCGCCTATGGGATTGCCCCGCCGGTGGACGGCACCGGGGCCACGGGCGTGGTGGCGGGGCGGGTGAAGCGGTTGACCGGCGCGGGTGTGGTCGTGGCCTGTCCGCGCTGCGGGTCCGCGCAGACGCAGAAGGTCAGCCAACACGGATCCACCCCCTGCAAGGCGGCCTATCAGTGCCGCGACTGTCTGGAACCGTTCGACTATTTCAAATGTATCTGA
- a CDS encoding TRAP transporter large permease, producing the protein MSDITIGILSFPALLALIFLRVPIGLAMFLTGLAGLIWVTGGSLVPLARLETETYTTFASYSLSIIPMFLLMGHFATLGGMSQALFKAAEGFLGHRKGGVAMAAIGSSAGFGAICGSSLATAATMSRVALPELKRYGYAGGFSTATLAAGGTLGILIPPSVVLVIYAILTEQNIAKLFLAAFIPGIMAAIGYVIVISIYVRVNPGSAGLRPPMPWGERMAALVKIWPVLLVFGLVVGGIYAGWFTPTEGAAVGAFGTGLIAWVNGGLTRATLAESFIVTARSSAMIFFIIFGAAFYNGFLALTQVPQSLAEFVGAQGYAPFMVLLIILCFYLILGCVMDSLSMILLTIPIFWPVMMELDFNFITMAELHAMRAAEAFRAGVELAPDMLRSIEQTLAAGAELTREQIRALGLRRVNALALERANLELTAIWFGILVLIVVEVGLITPPVGMNLFVISAMDPKTRITDTYRAVLPFVASDLVRVGILVAFPAITYFLIPV; encoded by the coding sequence TTGAGTGACATCACGATCGGCATTCTGTCGTTTCCAGCCCTTCTGGCGCTGATCTTTCTGCGCGTGCCGATTGGTTTGGCCATGTTCCTGACGGGGCTTGCCGGGCTGATCTGGGTGACAGGCGGCTCGCTTGTGCCGCTGGCCCGGCTGGAAACCGAAACCTACACCACGTTCGCCAGCTACTCGCTTAGCATTATCCCCATGTTTCTGCTGATGGGCCATTTCGCCACGCTGGGCGGGATGAGCCAAGCGTTGTTCAAGGCCGCCGAGGGGTTCCTTGGCCACCGCAAGGGCGGGGTGGCCATGGCTGCCATCGGGTCCAGCGCGGGGTTCGGCGCGATCTGCGGCAGCTCGCTGGCCACCGCCGCCACGATGAGCCGTGTCGCCCTGCCAGAGTTGAAGCGCTACGGCTATGCGGGCGGGTTTTCTACCGCGACGCTGGCGGCAGGCGGCACGCTGGGCATTCTGATCCCGCCCTCTGTGGTGCTGGTGATCTATGCCATCCTGACCGAACAGAACATTGCCAAGCTGTTTCTGGCTGCATTCATCCCCGGGATTATGGCTGCCATCGGCTATGTGATCGTGATTTCGATCTATGTGCGGGTGAACCCGGGCTCTGCCGGTCTGCGCCCCCCCATGCCATGGGGGGAACGCATGGCGGCGCTGGTCAAGATCTGGCCTGTATTGCTGGTCTTCGGTCTTGTTGTGGGCGGTATCTATGCGGGCTGGTTCACCCCGACAGAAGGCGCCGCCGTGGGCGCCTTTGGCACCGGGCTGATTGCTTGGGTCAATGGCGGGCTGACCCGCGCCACGCTGGCTGAAAGCTTCATCGTGACGGCCCGGTCCAGCGCGATGATCTTTTTCATCATCTTCGGGGCAGCGTTCTACAACGGCTTTCTGGCGTTGACGCAGGTGCCCCAAAGCCTTGCCGAATTCGTCGGCGCGCAAGGCTATGCGCCTTTCATGGTGCTGCTGATTATCCTTTGCTTTTACCTGATCCTTGGCTGCGTCATGGACAGCCTGTCAATGATCCTGCTGACCATTCCGATCTTCTGGCCGGTGATGATGGAATTGGATTTCAATTTCATCACGATGGCCGAATTGCACGCCATGCGGGCCGCCGAAGCGTTCCGCGCGGGGGTGGAACTGGCACCGGACATGCTGCGAAGCATAGAGCAGACCTTGGCCGCCGGCGCGGAACTGACGCGTGAGCAAATTCGCGCGCTGGGCTTGCGCCGGGTGAATGCGCTGGCGCTGGAGCGCGCCAATCTGGAATTGACCGCGATCTGGTTCGGGATTCTGGTGCTGATCGTGGTCGAGGTGGGCCTGATTACCCCGCCCGTCGGCATGAACCTGTTTGTCATAAGCGCGATGGATCCGAAAACGAGGATTACCGACACCTATCGCGCCGTGTTGCCCTTCGTGGCGTCAGATCTGGTTCGGGTGGGCATATTGGTGGCGTTCCCTGCGATCACCTATTTCCTGATCCCGGTGTAG
- the paaB gene encoding 1,2-phenylacetyl-CoA epoxidase subunit PaaB → MSSEWPLWEIFIRGQHGLNHRHVGSLHAPDAELAMRHARDVYTRRNEGVSIWVVPSSAITASSPSEKGPMFEPSQDKVYRHPSFFDIPDEIGHM, encoded by the coding sequence ATGTCTTCGGAATGGCCCTTGTGGGAGATTTTCATTCGCGGCCAGCACGGGCTGAACCATCGCCATGTTGGCAGCCTGCATGCGCCCGACGCAGAACTGGCCATGCGCCACGCGCGCGATGTGTATACGCGGCGCAATGAGGGGGTGAGCATCTGGGTGGTGCCGTCCTCGGCCATCACGGCATCCAGCCCGTCCGAGAAAGGCCCGATGTTCGAGCCGTCGCAGGACAAGGTCTACCGCCACCCCAGCTTTTTCGACATCCCCGACGAGATCGGGCATATGTGA
- the pcaF gene encoding 3-oxoadipyl-CoA thiolase, translating to MTQAFICDAQRTPIGRYGGALSSVRADDLAAISLRALVARNPQVDWAAVDDVILGCANQAGEDNRNVARMAALLADLPVDVPGITVNRLCASGLDAVGMAARAIRAGDCALMLAGGVESMSRAPFVMPKTEAAFARTTAVYDTTIGWRFVNPKMDAAHGTHSMPETADHVAAEWNVSRADQDAFALRSQARWAAAQKAGRFVDELCPVEVPQRKGTALVIDRDEHPRPDTSADALAKLRGINGPDLSVTAGNASGVNDGAAGLLLASEVAANANGLTPRARVVACAAAGVAPRVMGIGPVPAVRKVLALAGLTMADMDVVELNEAFAAQALAVTRELGLPDDAPHVNPNGGAIAMGHPLGASGARMVATATWELQHRQGRYALCTMCVGVGQGVALILERV from the coding sequence ATGACACAGGCTTTCATCTGCGACGCGCAACGCACGCCCATTGGGCGCTATGGCGGCGCCTTGTCATCCGTGCGCGCCGATGATCTGGCGGCAATCTCACTGCGGGCGCTGGTCGCGCGCAACCCGCAGGTGGATTGGGCCGCGGTGGATGACGTGATCCTTGGCTGCGCCAACCAAGCGGGCGAAGATAACCGCAACGTGGCCCGCATGGCGGCCCTGCTGGCTGACCTGCCGGTCGATGTGCCGGGCATTACCGTCAACCGACTATGCGCGTCGGGCCTTGATGCGGTGGGCATGGCCGCGCGTGCCATTCGCGCAGGCGATTGTGCGCTGATGCTGGCAGGCGGCGTCGAATCCATGAGCCGCGCGCCCTTTGTCATGCCCAAAACCGAGGCCGCATTTGCGCGCACGACTGCGGTCTATGACACCACCATCGGCTGGCGCTTCGTAAACCCCAAGATGGACGCGGCGCATGGCACACATTCCATGCCGGAAACCGCCGATCACGTGGCCGCCGAGTGGAACGTGTCGCGCGCGGACCAAGATGCGTTTGCGCTACGCTCACAAGCACGTTGGGCCGCGGCACAGAAGGCGGGGCGCTTTGTGGATGAGCTGTGCCCGGTCGAGGTGCCACAGCGCAAAGGAACCGCGCTGGTCATCGACCGCGACGAACACCCCCGCCCCGACACAAGCGCCGACGCACTGGCCAAGCTGCGCGGGATCAACGGGCCTGACCTAAGCGTCACGGCGGGCAATGCCAGCGGCGTGAATGACGGTGCGGCAGGGCTGCTATTGGCGTCAGAGGTGGCGGCAAACGCCAATGGCCTGACCCCGCGTGCCCGCGTGGTTGCCTGCGCCGCCGCCGGTGTCGCCCCGCGCGTGATGGGCATTGGCCCCGTTCCAGCAGTGCGCAAGGTGCTGGCACTGGCGGGGCTGACCATGGCCGACATGGATGTGGTTGAGTTGAACGAGGCGTTTGCCGCCCAAGCCCTCGCCGTCACGCGTGAATTAGGCCTGCCCGATGATGCGCCGCATGTGAACCCTAATGGCGGCGCAATCGCCATGGGCCACCCGCTGGGCGCATCCGGCGCGCGTATGGTGGCCACGGCCACATGGGAATTGCAACACCGCCAAGGGCGCTATGCGCTGTGCACCATGTGCGTGGGCGTGGGCCAAGGCGTGGCGCTGATATTGGAACGTGTCTGA
- the paaA gene encoding 1,2-phenylacetyl-CoA epoxidase subunit PaaA has product MYAQMVTSEATQDDPEKLAAFQARIDAGEKIEPKDWMPEGYRKTLIRQIGQHAHSEIVGQLPEGNWITRAPTLERKAILLAKVQDEAGHGLYLYCAAETLGVSRDELTEALLAGKMKYSSIFNYPTLTWADIGAVGWLVDGAAIMNQVPLQRTSFGPYSRAMIRICKEESFHQRQGFDIMRKMVTGTKAQRRMAQDALNRFWYPSLMMFGPSDKDSVHSAQSMAWKIKMNTNDELRQKFVDQTVPQAEYLGLTVPDPDLRWNDAKGGYDFSEPDWSEFFEVLKGNGPCNAERLAARQKAWDDGAWVREGLMAHAAKRRAAPVAAE; this is encoded by the coding sequence ATGTATGCACAGATGGTGACATCCGAAGCGACGCAGGACGACCCCGAAAAGCTGGCCGCGTTCCAAGCGCGGATTGACGCGGGCGAAAAGATCGAACCGAAAGACTGGATGCCCGAAGGTTACCGCAAGACGCTGATCCGCCAGATCGGCCAGCACGCGCATTCCGAGATTGTCGGACAACTGCCCGAGGGCAACTGGATCACCCGCGCACCCACGCTGGAACGCAAGGCGATCCTGCTGGCCAAGGTGCAGGATGAAGCAGGCCACGGGCTATACCTGTATTGCGCCGCCGAAACGCTGGGCGTGTCGCGCGATGAACTGACCGAGGCGCTGCTGGCGGGAAAGATGAAGTATTCATCGATCTTCAACTACCCGACGCTGACGTGGGCCGATATCGGCGCAGTGGGCTGGCTGGTCGATGGCGCAGCGATCATGAATCAGGTGCCGCTGCAACGCACCAGCTTTGGCCCATATAGCCGCGCCATGATCCGCATCTGCAAGGAAGAAAGTTTTCACCAGCGCCAAGGCTTTGACATCATGCGCAAAATGGTAACCGGCACCAAGGCGCAACGCCGCATGGCGCAAGATGCGCTGAACCGCTTTTGGTATCCCAGCCTGATGATGTTCGGCCCTTCGGACAAGGACAGCGTGCATTCCGCGCAAAGCATGGCGTGGAAGATTAAAATGAACACCAATGACGAACTGCGGCAGAAATTCGTCGATCAAACCGTGCCGCAGGCCGAATATCTGGGCCTGACCGTGCCCGACCCTGACCTGCGCTGGAACGACGCCAAGGGTGGTTATGATTTCAGCGAACCCGATTGGTCCGAGTTCTTCGAGGTGCTGAAAGGCAATGGCCCCTGCAACGCCGAGCGTTTGGCCGCGCGGCAAAAGGCATGGGATGACGGCGCGTGGGTGCGCGAGGGGTTGATGGCGCATGCCGCCAAACGCCGCGCGGCACCCGTGGCCGCCGAATGA
- a CDS encoding PaaX family transcriptional regulator C-terminal domain-containing protein, which produces MNTQSHSFDTILSLCPLRSGAFIVTVFGDVVLPGDGQMWIGHLIELCADLRISETLVRTSVSRLVTSGQLVGTRKGRRSFYALSPGARAEFDHAAQVIYTAPQERPWRFLFFPAGHSPDALQKLGMAALSPQLAFGPARGAVPEGALAFTAHADGARADLAAMLAHAYPLEELAQEYRAFCTLEQAIAGLPKLTPKTALQARLVLTHAWRRIALNAPRLPANLLPEGYPEPTARAAFGRSYLALTAVAEPLEADILSMDSIALDQRQRAFAERRAALSTSA; this is translated from the coding sequence ATGAACACGCAATCGCACAGCTTCGATACGATCCTGTCGCTTTGCCCACTGCGGTCGGGCGCCTTCATCGTGACAGTCTTTGGCGATGTCGTCCTGCCCGGCGATGGCCAGATGTGGATCGGTCATCTGATCGAACTTTGTGCCGATCTGCGCATCAGCGAAACCCTTGTGCGGACCTCTGTCTCGCGGCTGGTCACATCGGGGCAATTGGTCGGCACACGCAAGGGGCGGCGCAGCTTCTACGCCCTGTCACCCGGTGCGCGCGCCGAATTCGACCATGCGGCGCAGGTCATCTATACAGCCCCGCAAGAACGCCCGTGGCGGTTCCTGTTCTTCCCCGCAGGCCATAGCCCCGATGCGTTGCAAAAGTTGGGGATGGCCGCACTTTCACCGCAACTGGCCTTTGGCCCGGCGCGCGGGGCCGTGCCCGAAGGCGCGCTTGCCTTTACCGCCCATGCCGATGGCGCGCGCGCCGACTTGGCGGCAATGCTGGCACATGCTTATCCGCTAGAGGAATTGGCACAGGAATACCGCGCTTTTTGCACATTGGAGCAGGCGATTGCCGGCCTGCCCAAGCTAACCCCGAAAACCGCGCTGCAAGCCCGGCTGGTTCTGACCCATGCTTGGCGCCGAATCGCACTGAACGCGCCCCGGTTGCCCGCCAATCTGCTGCCAGAGGGATACCCCGAACCCACCGCGCGGGCTGCCTTCGGGCGCAGCTATCTTGCACTAACGGCTGTCGCAGAACCCCTAGAGGCCGATATTTTATCTATGGATTCCATAGCCCTAGATCAAAGACAGCGTGCATTTGCAGAGCGTCGCGCAGCGCTGTCCACGTCCGCCTGA
- the paaE gene encoding 1,2-phenylacetyl-CoA epoxidase subunit PaaE: protein MSRFHPLTVTEVARDTSDSVVVTLRPEDAGAFQFIQGQYLTFRRDFGGQEVRRSYSICAGLDDGALRVGIKRVAGGAFSTWANTDLKPGDVLDAMPPQGTFHTPLAPDAARHYLMFAAGSGITPILSIIRTVLAREPKSRVTLVYANRRIASIMFRGELDDLKDQYLSRLSVLHVLGQDAQEIDLFTGRLDTAKLERLFTQWIDLKSVHSAFICGPEALMQTIAASLRGHGLTDDQIKYELFGAAQPGRAAQCAVAASDATGKTCALSVILDGTTRSIDMPMDGTTVLEAALGAKLDAPFSCTAGVCSTCRAKVMEGAAEMAVNHALEDYEVRAGYVLTCQCTPISDRLVISYDT from the coding sequence ATGAGCCGTTTCCACCCCCTGACCGTGACAGAGGTCGCCCGTGACACAAGCGACAGCGTGGTTGTGACCTTGCGGCCAGAGGATGCAGGCGCGTTCCAGTTCATTCAGGGCCAATACCTGACCTTTCGGCGCGATTTCGGCGGGCAGGAAGTGCGACGCTCCTATTCTATCTGTGCGGGGCTGGATGATGGCGCGCTGCGCGTGGGCATAAAGCGGGTCGCGGGCGGCGCGTTCAGCACTTGGGCCAATACGGATTTGAAACCGGGCGATGTGCTGGACGCGATGCCGCCGCAAGGCACGTTTCACACGCCGCTCGCGCCCGATGCGGCGCGCCATTACCTGATGTTCGCCGCCGGGTCGGGCATCACGCCTATCCTGTCCATCATCCGCACCGTGCTGGCGCGAGAACCGAAATCCCGTGTCACGCTGGTTTATGCCAATCGGCGCATCGCCTCTATCATGTTCCGGGGCGAGTTGGACGATCTGAAAGACCAATATCTCAGCCGCCTGTCGGTGCTGCATGTGCTGGGACAGGATGCGCAAGAAATTGACCTGTTCACCGGGCGGCTGGATACGGCCAAGCTGGAACGCCTGTTCACGCAATGGATTGATCTGAAAAGCGTGCATTCCGCCTTCATCTGCGGGCCAGAGGCGCTGATGCAGACCATCGCGGCATCGCTGCGCGGGCACGGGTTGACGGACGATCAGATCAAATACGAGCTGTTCGGCGCGGCGCAACCGGGCCGCGCTGCGCAGTGCGCGGTGGCCGCGTCCGATGCTACGGGCAAGACCTGCGCGCTGTCGGTCATCTTGGACGGAACAACACGCAGCATCGACATGCCGATGGATGGCACAACCGTGCTGGAGGCCGCACTTGGCGCAAAACTGGACGCGCCCTTTTCCTGCACGGCGGGGGTCTGTTCCACCTGCCGCGCCAAGGTGATGGAAGGCGCGGCAGAGATGGCCGTGAACCACGCGCTGGAAGATTACGAAGTGCGCGCAGGCTATGTGCTGACCTGCCAATGCACGCCGATCAGTGACCGGCTGGTCATAAGCTACGATACCTGA
- a CDS encoding TRAP transporter substrate-binding protein, which produces MTYRRTLLGLMGGAVVGAITLGAAPASAQDVTLRLHHFLSAQANVPMHILDVWADNVEAASDGRIKIDRFPSMQLGGTPGELYDQAASGTADVIWTVVGLTPGRFPSTEVFELPFMVSDARAASYAYWKMYEESMQDEFSDVKMIGTWVHGPGVIHSADPVETPTDLEGMKLRGPSRLTVQLLETLGATPVGMPIAQSPEALSKGVIDGAVMPWEVAPSLRIPELVENHTEFDGNMLYTVTFVLAMNKARYDGLPDDLKAVIDANSGLEFSVFAGGTQQDYDAPGREMADEMGNNIITISDDQLSEWVDLSTPIYERWVSDMAERGKDGQALIDRARELMAEYDATN; this is translated from the coding sequence ATGACCTATCGCAGAACCCTGCTGGGGCTGATGGGCGGTGCCGTGGTCGGGGCCATAACGCTTGGTGCGGCCCCCGCAAGCGCGCAGGATGTCACGCTTCGACTGCATCATTTCCTGTCGGCGCAGGCCAATGTGCCGATGCATATTCTGGACGTCTGGGCGGATAATGTCGAAGCCGCCAGCGATGGCCGGATCAAGATCGACCGCTTCCCCAGCATGCAATTGGGCGGCACGCCGGGCGAGTTGTATGACCAGGCTGCGTCCGGCACGGCCGATGTGATCTGGACGGTGGTTGGCCTGACACCGGGCCGCTTTCCCAGCACCGAGGTGTTCGAGTTGCCGTTCATGGTCAGCGATGCCCGCGCGGCAAGCTATGCCTATTGGAAGATGTATGAAGAATCGATGCAGGACGAGTTTTCCGATGTTAAGATGATCGGAACTTGGGTGCATGGCCCCGGCGTGATCCATTCTGCCGACCCGGTTGAAACCCCTACCGATCTGGAAGGCATGAAGCTGCGCGGCCCGTCGCGCTTGACCGTGCAATTGCTGGAAACGCTGGGGGCAACGCCGGTCGGTATGCCGATTGCGCAATCGCCCGAAGCGCTGTCCAAAGGGGTAATCGACGGGGCCGTCATGCCGTGGGAAGTGGCACCTTCGTTGCGCATACCGGAACTGGTGGAAAACCACACAGAGTTCGACGGAAATATGCTGTATACCGTGACCTTCGTGCTGGCCATGAACAAGGCGCGCTATGACGGGTTGCCGGATGACCTGAAAGCTGTCATCGATGCGAATTCCGGCTTAGAGTTTTCAGTCTTTGCCGGCGGCACGCAGCAGGATTATGATGCCCCGGGCCGCGAGATGGCAGATGAAATGGGCAATAACATCATAACCATTTCGGATGACCAACTGTCCGAATGGGTTGATCTGTCCACCCCGATCTATGAGCGTTGGGTTTCCGATATGGCAGAGCGCGGTAAGGACGGTCAGGCGCTGATCGACCGTGCGCGCGAATTGATGGCCGAATACGACGCCACGAATTGA